From the genome of Desulfobotulus pelophilus, one region includes:
- a CDS encoding ABC-F family ATP-binding cassette domain-containing protein yields the protein MAALLTWKGLSKTYGEQLLFEDLQIAVEEGEALGLIGPNGSGKSTLLSIMGGLVSPDRGDRLMRKGLKVAFLSQDDSFTENHTVRRVLEEAAAAGPEDPEAYGRIRRIMGEAGFPDLDAEVGTLSGGWRKRLAIVRELVRLPELLLLDEPTNHLDVEGILWLEDRLKTADFTFISVSHDRRFLDRVCRRIMELGRYYPDGFFSVMGGYERFTEQRELFLQQQEEREARLQNRMRRETEWLRRMPKARTTKAQYRIDAAARLEDELSSVRFRNRQQTRVEIGFDTTQRKSRKLVEVMDLGGRVEGRELFSHISLVLAPGMRLGLAGKNGAGKSTFMRMLAGELRPDSGEVRWAEGLSVVYFDQSRENLDPDISLKQALCPDGDSVMYQGRNFHVASWAAKFLFKADQLYQPVGKLSGGEKARILLANLVRRPADVLLLDEPTNDLDIPSLEVLEDSLQEFPGAVVLVSHDRYLMDRVCQRVLGFDGKGNTGLFATMDQWLADIRLSEKPKEKKTGNQTPKKEKKKSGKLSYKLQLELDGMEQRILEAEARLEDCNHRMGADEVLADGNALQFLCGELEEAGREVEALYARWEELEQLREEAER from the coding sequence ATGGCAGCACTGCTTACGTGGAAGGGACTTTCCAAAACCTACGGAGAACAACTTCTTTTTGAAGATCTTCAGATTGCCGTGGAAGAGGGGGAAGCTCTGGGGCTGATCGGTCCCAATGGGTCGGGCAAAAGTACCCTCCTCAGCATCATGGGCGGTCTTGTGAGCCCGGACAGGGGAGACAGGCTCATGCGGAAGGGGTTGAAGGTTGCCTTTCTTTCTCAGGACGACTCCTTTACGGAAAATCACACTGTCCGAAGAGTACTGGAAGAGGCGGCGGCGGCGGGTCCGGAAGATCCGGAGGCTTACGGCCGGATCCGCCGTATCATGGGAGAAGCCGGATTTCCGGATCTGGATGCGGAGGTCGGTACTCTTTCCGGAGGGTGGCGCAAGCGTCTTGCCATTGTCCGTGAGCTGGTGAGGCTTCCGGAGCTGCTGCTGCTGGATGAACCCACCAACCATCTGGACGTGGAGGGGATCCTGTGGCTGGAAGACAGACTGAAGACGGCTGATTTTACCTTTATCAGCGTTTCCCATGACCGTCGTTTTCTGGACAGGGTCTGTCGGCGCATCATGGAACTGGGCCGGTATTACCCGGACGGTTTTTTTTCCGTTATGGGCGGGTATGAACGGTTTACGGAGCAGAGAGAGCTGTTCTTGCAGCAGCAGGAAGAAAGGGAAGCCAGGCTGCAAAACCGTATGCGAAGGGAGACGGAGTGGCTGCGCCGCATGCCCAAAGCCCGGACCACGAAAGCACAGTATCGCATTGATGCAGCAGCCAGACTCGAAGATGAACTGTCTTCCGTTCGTTTTCGCAATCGTCAGCAGACCCGTGTAGAGATAGGGTTTGATACCACTCAGCGCAAAAGCAGAAAGCTGGTGGAGGTCATGGATCTGGGGGGCCGGGTGGAAGGCAGGGAATTGTTTTCCCATATTTCCCTTGTACTTGCACCGGGCATGCGTCTGGGGCTTGCGGGAAAGAATGGTGCGGGAAAATCCACTTTTATGCGTATGCTGGCTGGAGAGCTGAGGCCGGACTCCGGAGAGGTGCGTTGGGCGGAAGGGCTTTCTGTCGTCTATTTTGACCAGAGTCGTGAAAATCTGGATCCGGATATCTCCCTCAAGCAGGCCCTCTGTCCGGATGGTGACAGTGTCATGTATCAGGGCCGTAATTTTCATGTGGCCAGCTGGGCTGCAAAGTTCCTTTTTAAGGCGGATCAGCTGTATCAGCCTGTGGGAAAATTATCCGGCGGAGAAAAAGCAAGGATTCTTCTTGCCAATCTCGTGCGGCGTCCTGCGGATGTACTGCTTCTGGATGAGCCTACCAACGACCTGGATATCCCCTCCCTTGAAGTTCTGGAAGACAGCCTGCAGGAATTTCCCGGAGCCGTTGTGCTGGTCTCCCATGACCGTTATCTCATGGACAGGGTCTGCCAGCGGGTTCTGGGCTTTGACGGTAAGGGCAATACGGGTCTTTTTGCTACCATGGATCAGTGGCTGGCTGATATCCGGCTGAGTGAAAAACCAAAAGAAAAAAAAACGGGGAATCAGACTCCTAAGAAAGAAAAGAAAAAAAGCGGCAAGCTTTCCTATAAACTTCAGCTGGAGCTGGATGGTATGGAACAGCGGATTCTTGAGGCGGAAGCAAGACTTGAGGACTGCAACCATCGTATGGGTGCTGACGAGGTGCTGGCAGATGGGAACGCCCTGCAGTTTCTGTGTGGGGAGCTGGAAGAGGCAGGCCGTGAAGTGGAGGCCCTTTATGCCCGCTGGGAAGAGCTGGAGCAGTTGCGGGAGGAGGCAGAACGCTAA
- the glpX gene encoding class II fructose-bisphosphatase, giving the protein MEIPQRNLAMDLMRVTESAALASARWLGRGDKISGDRAAVDAMRLSFAAVPVEGRIVIGEGEKDEAPMLYNGEKVGNGTGPMVDVAVDPVEGTSLLAFGRPNAISVVGLAPYDTMFNPGPSFYMEKLVVPETAKDVADLDAPVPENLHKIARALGKDVEDLVVFVLDKPRHKPLIEAIRKAGARIQLHTDGDVAGALMAIDPDCEVDIMMGTGGTPEGVLAACAIRGLNGEMLTRLNPQSSEEREALHAAGIDMKKIRSVRDLVKSDDVFFAATGISGGTFLPGVRYTGNSATTDSLVIRGRTGTMRYVRSIHNLTKLQQFSAVNYG; this is encoded by the coding sequence ATGGAAATACCCCAGCGCAACCTTGCCATGGATCTCATGCGCGTTACGGAATCCGCAGCGCTGGCCTCGGCCCGCTGGCTGGGACGTGGCGACAAGATATCTGGAGACCGGGCCGCAGTAGATGCCATGCGGCTCTCCTTCGCCGCCGTTCCCGTGGAAGGCCGCATTGTGATCGGTGAAGGTGAAAAAGATGAAGCCCCCATGCTGTATAACGGAGAAAAGGTCGGGAACGGCACAGGCCCCATGGTGGATGTGGCTGTGGATCCGGTGGAAGGTACAAGCCTTCTTGCCTTTGGCAGACCCAATGCCATTTCCGTTGTGGGGCTGGCTCCCTATGACACCATGTTCAACCCCGGCCCCAGTTTTTACATGGAAAAGCTCGTAGTGCCGGAAACGGCTAAAGACGTGGCAGACCTGGACGCACCCGTTCCCGAGAACCTCCACAAAATTGCCAGAGCCCTTGGCAAAGACGTGGAAGATCTGGTTGTTTTTGTACTGGATAAGCCCAGGCACAAACCACTCATTGAAGCCATCCGCAAAGCCGGTGCCCGAATTCAGCTGCATACGGACGGAGATGTGGCCGGTGCCCTTATGGCCATTGACCCGGACTGCGAAGTGGACATCATGATGGGTACGGGAGGGACACCGGAAGGTGTACTTGCTGCCTGTGCCATACGTGGACTCAACGGAGAAATGCTCACCCGCCTGAATCCCCAGAGCAGCGAAGAACGGGAAGCTCTGCATGCAGCCGGCATTGATATGAAAAAAATCCGCTCCGTCCGGGATCTGGTGAAAAGCGATGATGTTTTTTTTGCGGCTACGGGTATTTCCGGGGGCACCTTTCTTCCCGGTGTTCGCTACACTGGGAACAGTGCCACTACGGATTCTCTGGTGATCCGGGGTCGTACGGGTACCATGCGCTATGTCCGCTCCATCCACAATCTCACAAAACTACAGCAGTTCAGTGCTGTAAACTACGGCTAA
- a CDS encoding alpha/beta hydrolase, whose product MQETSEKTITGQEPCEALRFTSGGFSLSGFLHLPDIKNPPIVIGSHGLLSDADSSKQRDLASSLLACGVGFFRFHHRGSGNSEGHLAESSLDTRVEDMVAAWEMLSLRKDLGRPFGLFGSSMGGATCISAWSTIRPAATFLIAPLIKGRVLTQQEPADMAAILQESGLPETFFTKNLHFDLTERIPAMRNLFVVHGTDDKVVPVEEGHRVYELAAEPKRFIAFEGGDHRISHPGHQKIMLKRAVDFFEEKLTLKARTCGM is encoded by the coding sequence ATGCAAGAAACATCTGAAAAAACAATAACAGGCCAGGAGCCGTGCGAAGCTCTTCGCTTTACCTCCGGCGGTTTTTCCCTTTCCGGCTTTCTCCACCTGCCTGATATCAAAAACCCACCCATTGTCATTGGATCCCACGGTCTTTTAAGTGATGCGGACTCCAGCAAGCAACGGGACCTTGCCAGCAGTCTGCTTGCCTGTGGCGTGGGTTTTTTCCGCTTTCATCACAGAGGTTCCGGAAATTCGGAAGGCCATCTTGCAGAAAGCAGCCTGGACACCCGGGTGGAAGACATGGTTGCTGCCTGGGAAATGCTGTCCCTCCGGAAAGACCTCGGAAGACCCTTCGGCCTTTTCGGCAGCAGCATGGGCGGGGCCACCTGTATCAGTGCCTGGTCTACCATACGGCCTGCGGCCACCTTCCTGATTGCCCCCCTGATCAAGGGGCGGGTGCTGACCCAGCAGGAGCCAGCAGACATGGCCGCCATTCTGCAGGAAAGCGGACTCCCTGAAACTTTTTTTACGAAAAATCTCCATTTCGACCTGACAGAACGCATACCCGCCATGCGGAATCTTTTTGTTGTACACGGAACCGATGACAAAGTTGTTCCGGTGGAAGAAGGGCACAGAGTATATGAGCTGGCAGCAGAACCCAAACGCTTCATTGCCTTTGAAGGAGGCGATCACCGCATCAGCCATCCGGGCCACCAGAAAATTATGCTAAAAAGGGCTGTTGATTTTTTCGAAGAAAAACTGACCCTTAAAGCCAGAACTTGCGGCATGTGA
- a CDS encoding MBL fold metallo-hydrolase, which translates to MRIYAGDGYIQMLLFALYPDGRVLALDGGCRCDIPVMERMLEEGMGRRWSDVGLQIVSHIHPDHAGAAPLLQRRYGLRLAAPEGINRWYAGMGGFLQHKIDIFLGYFVVYVMKKPWKNLFYRRKISMDHALRDGDRLPGFPDWQALLTPGHTNHDMVFYHAETKTLYAADVILYVNRRFQLPFPVSLPDEMEESLLRIRNLDVKTLILAHGGILEVEGVAPIVDILLARLSETTINPMLRRIRPLTRFSPALRDHLL; encoded by the coding sequence ATGCGGATTTATGCGGGGGATGGCTATATACAGATGCTATTATTTGCACTGTATCCCGATGGGAGAGTTCTGGCCCTGGATGGAGGGTGTCGTTGCGATATTCCGGTTATGGAGAGAATGCTGGAAGAAGGAATGGGAAGACGGTGGTCGGATGTGGGGCTGCAGATTGTTTCCCACATTCATCCGGACCATGCTGGAGCGGCACCTCTGTTACAGCGTCGTTATGGACTCAGACTGGCGGCCCCGGAGGGGATTAACCGCTGGTATGCGGGAATGGGGGGATTTCTGCAGCATAAAATTGATATTTTTCTAGGGTATTTTGTGGTTTATGTGATGAAGAAACCATGGAAAAATTTATTCTACAGAAGAAAAATATCTATGGACCATGCATTAAGAGATGGTGATCGTCTGCCGGGTTTTCCGGACTGGCAGGCACTTCTCACCCCCGGGCATACGAATCATGATATGGTTTTTTATCATGCAGAGACAAAAACTCTGTACGCGGCGGATGTAATTCTCTATGTAAACCGGCGGTTTCAGCTTCCTTTCCCCGTATCCTTGCCGGATGAAATGGAAGAAAGCCTTCTTCGTATCCGAAACCTGGATGTGAAAACCCTGATTCTGGCTCATGGAGGTATTCTTGAGGTGGAGGGCGTGGCGCCAATTGTGGATATCCTTCTGGCACGGCTCTCGGAAACCACTATAAATCCGATGCTCAGGCGTATCCGGCCCCTGACACGGTTTTCTCCGGCTTTGCGCGATCACCTTCTTTAA
- a CDS encoding OmpP1/FadL family transporter — protein MKKCLTALFAGLVLIVTTAYAGCVDTFGIGSKATAMGGAYSAYADDPFAVYYNPAGLTQITSPTLAMGVHVIEPDLEAKGLRIEGTQDPSFQGRSFTVSDDFPTLAAPHIGFAMPLTDRIALGVAAYAPWGLEVEWPNDPAKNPGVHSSYHSYYKRITVTPTLAYKINEHVSLGFGVSIGRSEAGGKKIPYYFSNSSIPVAQGTLANLEALKAANIITPQQEAARIRLDNALKMHGQVLELELSDDLNYSFNFGIMYKPMDTITLGLTYRSETSTDFDGDLKRNGVKIGKATMDYNHPQQIQAGIRYAPHDRFSMEFDLVWTEWSINKRQVEHITPHTGAPFDLAYDRNWDNTRQIRFGAEYVLSELITLRCGYFYDPSPIPDDTLDLMWPDADKKTYSIGAGFHFGNFTLDTVLQYTAVEQDRIVGGESDNFNKSYIDVIEQNDPRVFAKAGGHLLGAGLTLSYRF, from the coding sequence GTGAAAAAGTGTCTCACAGCTCTCTTCGCCGGCCTTGTCTTAATCGTCACTACAGCCTATGCAGGCTGTGTGGACACCTTTGGCATCGGCTCCAAGGCCACCGCCATGGGTGGGGCCTATTCCGCCTATGCCGATGACCCCTTTGCGGTTTACTACAATCCCGCAGGCCTGACACAGATTACCTCTCCCACCTTGGCCATGGGAGTTCATGTCATCGAACCGGACCTTGAAGCCAAGGGACTGCGTATTGAAGGCACTCAGGACCCTTCATTTCAGGGCAGAAGCTTTACTGTGAGTGATGATTTTCCCACACTGGCAGCCCCCCACATAGGCTTTGCCATGCCGCTCACAGACAGGATAGCGCTGGGCGTAGCAGCCTACGCACCCTGGGGTCTCGAAGTGGAATGGCCCAACGATCCGGCAAAAAATCCTGGCGTTCACTCCTCCTACCACTCCTATTACAAACGCATTACCGTGACACCCACACTGGCCTACAAAATCAATGAGCATGTATCACTGGGCTTTGGGGTTTCCATAGGCCGGTCTGAAGCCGGGGGAAAGAAAATACCCTATTATTTCTCAAATAGTAGCATCCCAGTTGCTCAAGGAACACTTGCGAACTTAGAGGCACTAAAAGCGGCTAACATAATCACGCCCCAACAGGAAGCAGCCCGCATTCGATTAGACAACGCTCTCAAAATGCATGGGCAGGTTCTTGAACTGGAGCTTTCCGACGATCTGAACTATTCCTTCAATTTCGGCATCATGTACAAGCCCATGGATACCATCACCCTCGGTCTGACCTACCGCAGTGAGACCAGTACGGATTTTGACGGAGATCTGAAAAGAAATGGCGTGAAAATTGGTAAGGCCACCATGGACTACAATCACCCCCAGCAGATACAGGCCGGTATCCGCTATGCTCCCCATGATCGTTTCTCCATGGAATTTGACCTGGTATGGACGGAGTGGAGCATCAACAAGCGTCAGGTGGAGCATATAACCCCCCATACGGGCGCACCATTCGATCTTGCCTATGATCGTAACTGGGACAACACACGTCAGATCCGCTTTGGCGCAGAGTACGTACTCAGTGAGCTGATCACCCTACGCTGCGGTTATTTCTACGACCCCAGCCCCATCCCCGATGACACCCTTGATCTGATGTGGCCCGACGCCGATAAAAAAACCTACTCCATAGGAGCCGGTTTCCATTTCGGCAACTTCACTCTGGATACGGTGCTGCAGTACACCGCCGTGGAACAGGACCGCATTGTCGGTGGAGAATCGGACAACTTCAACAAAAGCTATATCGACGTTATTGAACAAAACGATCCACGAGTATTCGCCAAAGCAGGCGGTCATCTGCTGGGTGCCGGCCTGACCCTGAGTTACCGCTTCTGA
- a CDS encoding LysE family translocator yields the protein MPVSLEILLPFFTASLLLALAPGPDNIFVLTQSALHGRIAGLMVMAGLCTGLIGHSAAVAFGAAVIFQTSATAFSLLKCIGGAYLIWLAIQAFRASGTDVPIHQENRPGLFRLYCRGIIMNVTNPKVAIFFLAFLPQFVSPAGGSVSSQILVLGLLFILATLLVFGSIALTAGTLGQWMNRSERIQKTLNRLAGTVFIGLALMLVRSER from the coding sequence ATGCCCGTCTCCCTTGAAATCCTCTTACCTTTTTTCACCGCATCCCTTCTCCTCGCACTGGCACCGGGTCCGGACAATATTTTTGTTCTTACCCAGTCCGCACTGCATGGAAGGATTGCAGGGCTGATGGTCATGGCCGGACTCTGTACGGGACTTATAGGCCACAGCGCGGCTGTTGCCTTTGGAGCGGCCGTCATCTTTCAGACCTCGGCCACGGCCTTTTCCCTGCTTAAATGCATTGGAGGGGCCTATCTTATCTGGCTGGCCATACAGGCTTTCCGGGCTTCCGGCACGGATGTCCCTATCCATCAGGAGAACCGGCCCGGACTTTTCCGTCTTTACTGCCGGGGCATCATCATGAATGTCACCAACCCCAAAGTTGCCATCTTCTTTCTGGCCTTTCTCCCGCAGTTTGTCTCTCCTGCAGGGGGCTCTGTATCTTCACAGATCCTGGTTCTGGGTCTTTTATTCATTCTTGCCACCCTCCTTGTTTTCGGGAGCATAGCTCTCACCGCAGGCACCCTCGGCCAATGGATGAATCGGTCGGAACGTATTCAGAAAACTCTGAACCGTCTTGCCGGAACGGTTTTTATAGGTCTGGCCCTCATGCTTGTACGCTCAGAACGCTGA
- the rlmD gene encoding 23S rRNA (uracil(1939)-C(5))-methyltransferase RlmD: MSDIRKKQEIELDVTDMAFGGRGLARVDGLAVFVDDAVAGDRVRARVVKKKKRHAEAKTLEVLSPSADRVIPVCSYAAHCGGCKWQHLQYEKQLHYKTLQVGEALEHIGGIKGVSVLPALASPRSFHYRNKMEFTCTDSRWLLPEELANPDVKKDAAIGLHVPGAFDRVLDIHKCHIQPERATPLLDFIRREILASGLPMYGLRSHEGFWRFVMLRHSLADDVFMVNLVTKDPDADVLLPMAERIRQAFPEVVSVVNNVTRRKAGVAIGEEEFLLSGEPAIYDAIGSFRFKISANSFFQTNTAGAEKLYAQVAAYAELRGGEKVLDLYSGTGTIPIFLSKAASEIIGIEIVESAVADARMNCLENGVENCRFILGDMKDVLPGLDAKPDVMIIDPPRAGMHPDVVKRILELAPERMVYVSCNPATMARDLAMMQGAYEILEVQPVDMFPHTFHIEAVAKLRRKL, from the coding sequence ATGAGCGATATCAGAAAAAAGCAGGAAATAGAACTGGATGTTACGGACATGGCTTTTGGCGGCAGGGGACTTGCCCGTGTGGATGGTCTGGCCGTGTTTGTGGATGATGCTGTGGCAGGAGACAGGGTAAGGGCCAGGGTGGTGAAGAAAAAGAAACGCCATGCTGAGGCAAAAACCCTGGAAGTTCTGTCTCCTTCCGCAGACAGGGTGATACCGGTTTGCTCCTATGCCGCCCATTGCGGAGGCTGTAAGTGGCAGCATCTTCAGTATGAAAAACAGTTGCATTATAAAACTCTTCAGGTGGGGGAAGCCCTTGAGCATATAGGTGGCATAAAAGGAGTTTCCGTTCTTCCTGCTCTGGCTTCTCCACGGTCTTTTCATTACAGAAACAAGATGGAATTTACCTGTACGGACAGCCGGTGGCTTCTGCCGGAAGAACTTGCCAACCCGGATGTGAAGAAGGATGCGGCCATAGGTCTGCATGTACCCGGAGCTTTTGACCGGGTGCTGGATATTCACAAATGTCATATACAGCCTGAAAGGGCCACCCCGCTTTTAGACTTCATTCGTAGAGAAATTCTTGCCTCGGGTCTTCCCATGTACGGGTTGAGAAGCCATGAGGGTTTCTGGCGTTTTGTCATGCTGCGTCATAGTCTGGCGGATGATGTTTTTATGGTCAATCTCGTGACAAAAGACCCGGACGCGGATGTGCTCCTGCCCATGGCAGAGCGTATCCGTCAGGCTTTTCCGGAAGTTGTGAGTGTGGTGAACAATGTGACCCGCCGTAAGGCAGGGGTTGCCATTGGTGAAGAGGAATTTCTTTTGTCAGGGGAACCGGCCATCTATGACGCCATTGGTTCCTTTCGCTTTAAAATTTCAGCCAATTCTTTTTTTCAGACCAATACGGCGGGTGCGGAAAAACTGTACGCTCAGGTGGCCGCCTATGCGGAGCTTCGGGGAGGGGAAAAGGTACTGGATCTCTATTCGGGAACAGGCACCATTCCCATTTTTCTTTCAAAAGCAGCTTCGGAAATTATTGGCATAGAAATTGTTGAAAGTGCTGTGGCCGATGCCAGAATGAATTGCCTTGAAAATGGTGTGGAGAACTGCCGTTTTATTCTGGGAGATATGAAAGATGTCCTGCCCGGTCTGGATGCAAAGCCTGATGTGATGATCATTGATCCGCCCAGAGCGGGCATGCACCCGGATGTGGTGAAGCGCATTCTGGAGCTGGCACCGGAGCGTATGGTCTATGTATCCTGCAACCCTGCCACCATGGCAAGGGACCTGGCCATGATGCAGGGTGCCTATGAAATTCTTGAGGTACAGCCTGTGGACATGTTTCCCCATACCTTTCACATTGAGGCTGTGGCAAAGCTGAGGAGAAAATTGTAG
- a CDS encoding leucyl aminopeptidase encodes MLAVHPYPSITEKPYTRILFVCEDKPLYKDGDKATLCEKIRNLPEFGGRAEKIYFLSMPEGMPSPRVILAGVGKKEDLNAESFRRAAAAAVKAAMEAKEEVMGVFLPDAEKSLLENHLVKGLLEGLVLANYRFDAYKKESEIKALQEILILTDTASLRHLTAMAAEVQAVCTATHLARSWVSIPPNDKRPQALADMLEKAAVNEGLATRRMGRKELTQLGFGAMLAVAQGSDAEPCLLTLHYNPEKAADKTVALVGKGVTFDSGGLDLKPPAGMEGMKMDMAGAAAVTGAAIALARTRPSFRFIAAIPIVENMPSATAYRPGDVFRAYNGKSIEVMNTDAEGRLILADTLAWLAEVEKPDLMIDMATLTGACMVALGEDMAGGFTEDSTLAQALAKAGEATFERCWPMPLPRDYKKLLKSELADLRNVSTTRNGGAITAALFLQEFTGKTRWAHIDIAGPAYLSKASAYCPAGGSGFGVRLLHGLLTDLEETKML; translated from the coding sequence ATGCTTGCTGTTCATCCTTACCCGTCCATAACGGAAAAACCTTACACCAGAATACTTTTTGTCTGTGAAGACAAACCATTATATAAAGACGGAGACAAAGCCACCCTTTGTGAAAAAATCAGAAATCTGCCAGAATTCGGTGGCAGAGCTGAAAAAATTTACTTTCTTTCCATGCCGGAAGGAATGCCCTCCCCCAGGGTCATTCTGGCAGGTGTGGGTAAAAAAGAAGATTTGAACGCCGAAAGCTTCCGCAGAGCTGCCGCTGCTGCTGTCAAAGCAGCCATGGAAGCAAAAGAGGAAGTGATGGGGGTTTTTCTGCCGGATGCGGAAAAAAGTCTGCTGGAAAACCATCTGGTAAAAGGCTTGCTTGAGGGCCTCGTCCTGGCTAACTACCGCTTTGATGCCTATAAAAAAGAAAGCGAAATCAAAGCCCTCCAGGAAATTCTTATTCTGACGGACACGGCATCACTGCGCCATCTTACAGCCATGGCTGCGGAAGTTCAGGCCGTCTGTACGGCCACCCACCTCGCCCGCTCCTGGGTATCCATCCCCCCCAATGACAAACGACCCCAGGCCCTTGCGGACATGCTTGAAAAGGCGGCCGTGAACGAGGGGCTTGCAACTCGGCGCATGGGCAGAAAGGAGCTCACGCAGCTGGGATTTGGTGCCATGCTTGCCGTCGCTCAGGGTAGCGATGCAGAGCCCTGCCTGCTTACTCTGCATTACAACCCTGAAAAGGCTGCAGACAAAACCGTTGCCCTTGTGGGAAAGGGGGTTACCTTTGATTCCGGCGGACTGGATCTGAAACCACCTGCGGGCATGGAAGGCATGAAAATGGATATGGCAGGTGCAGCCGCCGTTACAGGAGCCGCCATTGCCCTTGCCAGAACCCGGCCATCATTCCGCTTCATTGCCGCTATTCCCATTGTAGAAAATATGCCTTCTGCAACGGCATACCGGCCGGGTGACGTCTTCCGGGCCTACAACGGTAAAAGCATAGAAGTCATGAACACCGATGCAGAGGGTCGCCTGATTCTGGCCGACACCCTTGCATGGCTTGCAGAAGTTGAAAAACCAGATCTGATGATAGATATGGCTACCCTTACGGGAGCCTGCATGGTGGCTCTGGGAGAGGATATGGCAGGAGGCTTTACGGAGGATAGCACCCTGGCCCAGGCGCTGGCAAAAGCAGGAGAAGCAACCTTTGAACGCTGCTGGCCCATGCCCCTTCCCAGAGACTATAAGAAGCTCCTGAAAAGCGAACTGGCAGATCTGCGTAATGTTTCCACAACAAGAAACGGCGGTGCCATCACCGCAGCCCTTTTCCTGCAGGAATTTACGGGGAAAACCCGCTGGGCACATATAGATATTGCGGGACCGGCCTATCTTTCCAAGGCCTCTGCATACTGCCCTGCTGGAGGAAGCGGTTTCGGGGTGAGGCTGCTGCACGGGCTGCTCACGGACCTTGAAGAAACAAAAATGCTGTAA